The proteins below come from a single Pleuronectes platessa chromosome 3, fPlePla1.1, whole genome shotgun sequence genomic window:
- the LOC128430582 gene encoding mucin-5AC-like, translating to MAAGASTTTTAAGAATTTTAAGVTTTTEAAGAATTTTAAVVTTTTEAAGATTTTAPAPTTTVAATTTTAAGATTATTAAGVATTTTAAGATTATGAAGGVITTTSAGAATTTTAAGATTTTTAAGTATTTTAASVLTTTTVAGAATTNGAAGVITTTAAATPTTVAAPTTTAAGTTTTTTTAAGDTTATGAAGVITTTAAAPTTTAAGATTATTAAGVATTTTTAAGAATTTTAAAGVITTTTVAAPTTTAAGATTATTAAGVLTTTAAAPTTTAAAPTTTVVAPTTTAAGATTATTAAGVATTTTDAGATTTTTTAAGATTATTAAGTATTTTAASVLTTTTVAGAATTNGAAGVITTTAAATPTTVAAPTTTAAGTTTTTTTVAGAATTNGAAAPTTTVVAPTTTAAGATTATTAAGVATTTTDAGATTTTTTAAGATTATGAAGVITTTAAALTTSAAAPTTTAAAPTMTAAAPITTPAGVITTTAAGAATTTTAAGSTTTTTTAAAPTTAAAGVITTTAAGATTTTTAAGATTTTTAAGSATTTTAASVLTTTTAAGAATTTTAAVATTTMAAGASTTTMAAGAATTTTAAGVATTTTAAGAATTTAAAGVITTTAAATPTTAAAPTTTVAAPTTTAAGATTTTTAAGDTTATGAAGVITTTAAAPTTTVAAPTTTAAGVATTTAAAPTTTVAAPTTTAAGVATTTTDAGAATTTTTAAGAATTTTAAAGVITTTTMSSCTFQDFGANSAMDRKPSKALRRAPTSTTERLAVAKRNSLIVAGASAASGRSAGKKWKRQVEHDKAPEDKKARGEVTQPALLPEELKRICLSYKTLEKWCNMPFFATTVTGCFVRVAAKAGISDQPYLVAEIVSVMGTKNVYQLGPNRTNLELKLRHAGKEQISPLRCVSRQEFTMREFMQWKLAMMVAGTKVPTSEIIASKEKSIKEALDHTFTEGEIDFIVALKDGFRTAPLNFAKKKIELLDQLKAAKSQGDADKVEKFQDEVTTLDEETQRLYELRTPKHAPKITIPRIAMSRKRPAPKAQSEEYQYGDPFTRKKTRPIIFTSLKIEAVRKRVYGELDLRYGPGFPPEKED from the exons ATGGCTGCTGGGGCCTctaccaccaccacggctgctggtgccgccaccaccaccacggcagCTGgtgtcaccaccaccaccgaggctgctggtgctgccaccaccaccacggcagCTGtagtcaccaccaccaccgagGCTGCTggtgccaccaccaccacggctccAGCACCCACCACAACGGTTGCAGcaaccaccaccacggctgctggggccaccaccgccaccacgGCAGCTGGTgtcgccaccaccaccacggctgctggggcCACTACCGCCACCGGGGCTGCTGG TGGTGTCATCACCACGACATCTGCTGgtgccgccaccaccaccacggctgctggtgcCACTACCACAACCACGGCTGCTGgtaccgccaccaccaccacggcagCTAGtgtcctcaccaccaccacggtTGCTGGGGCCGCCACCACCAACGGGGCTGCTGGTGTcatcaccaccacggctgcagcaACCCCCACGACGGTTGCAGCacccaccaccacggctgctgggaccaccaccaccaccaccacggctgctggggACACTACCGCCACCGGGGCTGCTGGTGTcatcaccaccacggctgcagcacccaccaccacggctgctggggccaccaccgccaccacgGCAGCTGGTgtcgccaccaccaccaccactgctgctgGGGCTGCCACCACCACAACGGCGGCTGCTGGTGTTATCACCACCACGACGGTTGCAGCacccaccaccacggctgctggggcCACTACCgccaccacggctgctggtgtcctcaccaccacggctgcagcacccaccacaactgctgcagcacccaccacgacGGTTGTAGCacccaccaccacggctgctggggccaccaccgccaccacgGCAGCTGGTgtcgccaccaccaccacggacGCTGgggccaccaccaccaccaccacggctgctggggcCACTACCgccaccacggctgctggtaccgccaccaccaccacggcagCTAGtgtcctcaccaccaccacggtTGCTGGGGCCGCCACCACCAACGGGGCTGCTGGTGTcatcaccaccacggctgcagcaACCCCCACGACGGTTGCAGCacccaccaccacggctgctgggaccaccaccaccaccaccacggttGCTGGGGCCGCCACCACCAACGGGGCTGCTG cacccaccacgacGGTTGTAGCacccaccaccacggctgctggggccaccaccgccaccacgGCAGCTGGTgtcgccaccaccaccacggacGCTGgggccaccaccaccaccaccacggctgctggggcCACTACCGCCACCGGGGCTGCTGGTGTcatcaccaccacggctgcagcaCTCACCACGTCGGCCGCAGCACCCACCACGAcggctgcagcacccaccaTGACGGCCGCCGCACCCATCACAACTCCTGCTGGTGTCATCACCACGACGGCTGCTGgtgccgccaccaccaccacggctgctggttCCACTACCACTACCACGActgctgcagcacccaccacggcggctgctggtgtcatcaccaccacggctgctggtgcaactaccaccaccacggctgctggtgcCACTACCACAACCACGGCTGCTGgttccgccaccaccaccacggcagCTAGtgtcctcaccaccaccacggctgctggtgccgccaccaccaccacggcggCTGTTGCCACCACCACCATGGCTGCTGGGGCCTCTACCACCACCATGGCTGCTGgtgccgccaccaccaccacggcagCTGGtgttgccaccaccaccacggctgctggggcCGCCACCACCACGGCGGCTGCTGGTGTCATCACCACCACTGCTGCAGCAACCCCCACAActgctgcagcacccaccacgacGGTTGCAGCACCCACTACCACGGCTGCTGgggccaccaccaccaccacggctgctggggACACTACCGCCACCGGGGCTGCTGGTGTcatcaccaccacggctgcagcacccaccacgacggttgcagcacccaccaccacggctgctggtgtcgccaccaccacggctgcagcacccaccacgacGGTTGCAGCACCCACCACCACGGCAGCTGGTgtcgccaccaccaccacggacGCTGgggccgccaccaccaccaccactgctgctgGGGCTGCCACCACCACAACGGCGGCTGCTGGTGTTATCACCACCACGACG ATGAGCAGCTGCACTTTTCAAGACTTCGGAGCAAACTCTGCGATGGACAGAAAACCCAGCAAG gCCCTTCGCCGAGCCCCAACATCTACAACGGAGCGGTTGGCAGTGGCGAAAAGGAATTCCCTTATTGTCGCTGGAGCTTCTGCAGCGTCGGGGAGATCTGCTGGCAAAAAATGGAAAAGGCAGGTTGAGCACGACAAAGCTCCTGAGGATAAGAAAGCTCGTGGTGAGGTGACTCAGCCTGCTCTCCTTCCTGAAGAGCTCAAGAGGATCTGCCTGTCCTATAAAACACTGGAGAAATGGTGCAacatgcccttctttgccaccacGGTGACCGGCTGCTTCGTCAGGGTAGCTGCTAAAGCCGGCATCAGCGACCAACCCTACTTGGTTGCTGAAATTGTGTCAGTGATGGGGACGAAGAATGTCTACCAGCTTGGACCAAACCGGACAAATCTGGAACTGAAACTCAGGCACGCTGGAAAAGAACAGATTTCGCCTCTTAGGTGTGTTTCCAGGCAGGAATTCACCATGAGGGAGTTCATGCAGTGGAAACTGGCGATGATGGTGGCTGGGACCAAAGTTCCAACATCTGAAATAATCGCGAGTAAAGAGAAGTCAATCAAGGAAGCCCTGGATCACACATTCACTGAGGGAGAGATTGACTTCATTGTTGCCCTCAAGGACGGATTTCGAACAGCACCTCTGAATTTTGCCAAGAAGAAAATCGAATTATTGGATCAACTGAAAGCTGCAAAAAGTCAGGGAGACGCCGACAAGGTGGAAAAGTTTCAAGACGAAGTGACAACGTTGGACGAGGAGACACAACGACTTTACGAACTGAGGACGCCAAAGCATGCCCCAAAGATCACCATCCCTCGCATTGCCATGTCCAGGAAACGACCTGCTCCTAAAGCACAGAGTGAGGAGTACCAATACGGGGACCCTTTCACCCGGAAAAAGACAAGGCCCATCATTTTCACAAGCTTGAAAATCGAGGCCGTCCGTAAAAGAGTTTACGGTGAGCTGGACTTGAGGTACGGCCCTGGATTCCCACCAGAGAAAGAGGACTGA
- the ccdc86 gene encoding coiled-coil domain-containing protein 86, with translation MSRRLRSIPGAAHTEVKEEEEVKEVKEEKEEEEEVQEPPPETRRTRSGRRVRTPAALLDSEEPPRTPSRRTRRTVLQELPAVEETNTGEQEHKPEAVPEEKSVVPAEPEPCNGAKPAGGDAHVPRPAAAAETVPAGPGTVPVTIPKKKAKLAPSVKQNPVIPLGKPKSGRVWKDRSKQRFSALVRDKPLCTSWEKKMQNKREKDMVKKFTTQLKDDKAKQKEDKRKRREDNLKRRTENERKSEIVQVIRNTAKIKRMKKKTLRKIEKRDTLALLQKTQKQRVKAKAEKNPVKDLT, from the exons ATGTCGAGGAGGTTGAGATCTATTCCCGGAGCTGCTCACACGgaggtgaaagaggaggaggaggtgaaggaggtgaaggaggagaaggaggaggaggaggaagtccaGGAGCCGCCGCCGGAGACCAGACGGACCCGCAGCGGCCGCCGAGTGCGCACTCCGGCCGCACTGCTGGACTCTGAGGAGCCGCCGAGGACTCCCagcaggaggaccaggaggacggTGCTCCAGGAGCTGCCGGCGGTGGAGGAGACAAACACCGGGGAACAAGAGCACAAACCCGAGGCTGTGCCCGAGGAGAAGTCCGTCGTGCCCGCTGAACCGGAGCCATGCAACGGGGCAAAACCAGCCGGAGGAGACGCGCATGTTCCCaggcctgcagcagcagcggagaCGGTCCCCGCCGGCCCAGGGACCGTCCCAGTGACCATCCCCAAGAAGAAGGCCAAACTGGCCCCGAGTGTGAAACAGAATCCGGTCATTCCGCTGGGGAAACCCAAATCTGGAAGAGTGTGGAAAGACCGCAGCAAACAGAG GTTCTCTGCGTTGGTCCGAGACAAGCCGCTGTGCACCTCTTGGGAGAAGAAGATGCAGAACAAGCGAGAGAAGGACATGGTGAAAAAGTTTACTACGCAGCTCAAAGACGACAAGGCCAAGCAGAAGGAG GATAAGAGGAAACGCAGAGAAGACAACTTAAAACGACGCACGGAGAACGAACGCAAATCCGAGATTGTGCAAGTG ATCCGGAACACGGCAAAGAtcaagaggatgaagaagaagacactCAGAAAAATCGAGAAGAGAGACACGCTGGCTCTGCTGCAGAAGACACAGAAGCAGAGAGTCAAAGCCAAAGCAGAAAAGAACCCCGTCAAAGATTTAACCTAA
- the glb1 gene encoding beta-galactosidase produces the protein MSRLRAGNSLLLLLLFGPALSAPRSFSIDYKNDCFRKDGEEFRYISGEIHYSRIPRVYWKDRLLKMYMAGLNAVQTYIPWNFHEESPVQYNFSGDRDLPHFLKVAQDVGLLVILRAGPYICAEWEMGGLPAWLLKKKDIVLRSSDPDYIAAVDRWMGKLLPMMKPYLYQNGGPIISVQVENEYGSYSACDYNYLRHLTKLFRFHLGNEVVLFSTDGAGVSYLKCGTIQDLYATVDFGPGANVTAAFEVQRSAEPHGPLVNSEYYSGWLDHWGSPHSVVSTAKVAKYLNKILATGANVNMYMFIGGTNFGFWNGANAPYAAQPTSYDYNAPLSEAGDPTDKYFAIQEVISMYRKIPDGPIPPKTPKYAYGAVKMTKLQTILDAVEVLSFSGPVKSIYPLTFPDLNQAFGFVLYRTNLPVACNTPTPLSSPLNGVHDRAYVSIDGVAVGILERNKVLSINVTGKAGSQLDVLVENTGRINYGRDINDFKGLVSNLTLGKDILNGWTMFSLSIDDAINQGLIQAKEPPLSAPPPPAALSLPAFYTGSFIIPDGIPDLPQDTYIKLPKWRKGQIWINGFNLGRYWPVRGPQVTLFVPASLLSTAAPNNVTVLELEGAPCSSGPCNVEFTDTPIINATAPAHYKQRLGPFTREILLD, from the exons ATGTCGCGGCTCAGAGCTGGgaactctctgctgctgctgctgctgtttggacCTGCG CTCAGTGCCCCTCGGTCGTTCAGCATTGATTACAAGAACGACTGCTTTCGGAAAGATGGGGAGGAGTTTCGTTACATATCGGGAGAAATCCACTACTCCAGGATTCCCAGGGTCTACTGGAAAGATCGGCTGCTCAAGATGTACATGGCGGGGCTGAACGCCGTCCAGAC gtACATTCCGTGGAACTTCCACGAGGAGTCTCCAGTTCAGTACAATTTCAGCGGAGACAGGGATTTGCCACATTTCCTAAAGGTGGCGCAGGACGTGGGTTTACTGGTGATCCTCCGGGCGGGGCCGTACATATGTGCAGAGTGGGAAATG GGAGGGCTGCCGGCCTGGCTCCTCAAGAAGAAAGACATTGTGCTGCGGTCTTCAGATCCAG ATTACATCGCAGCAGTAGACCGGTGGATGGGGAAGCTACTGCCGATGATGAAACCTTATCTGTATCAGAACGGTGGTCCCATCATCTCTGTGCAG GTGGAGAATGAATATGGCAGTTACTCCGCTTGTGATTACAACTACCTGCGTCACCTGACCAAGCTGTTCCGCTTCCACCTGGGCAACGAGGTGGTGCTCTTCTCCACAGATGGAGCTGGGGTCTCCTATTTGAAATGTGGCACAATACAAGATCTGTATGCCACTGTGGACTTTGGGCCTG GTGCAAATGTAACCGCTGCCTTTGAGGTACAGAGATCCGCTGAACCTCATGGACCTTTG gtGAACTCTGAGTATTACTCCGGCTGGCTGGACCACTGGGGATCCCCTCACTCCGTTGTCTCGACTGCCAAAGTGGCCAAGTACCTGAACAAGATCCTGGCCACGGGAGCAAACGTCAACAT GTACATGTTCATCGGTGGAACAAATTTCGGATTCTGGAATG GTGCCAACGCCCCGTACGCCGCGCAGCCCACCAGCTACGACTACAACGCCCCGCTCTCAGAGGCAGGAGACCCCACGGACAAGTACTTTGCCATCCAAGAGGTCATCAGCATG TACCGTAAGATACCAGACGGACCCATTCCACCGAAAACACCAAAGTATGCATACGGTGCTGTTAAAATGACAAAG CTCCAGACGATCCTAGATGCAGTAGAAGTGCTGTCTTTCTCCGGCCCGGTCAAAAGCATCTATCCTCTGACGTTCCCTGACCTGAACCAG GCTTTTGGATTTGTGCTGTACAGGACGAATCTGCCTGTCGCCTGCAACACACCCACTCCCCTGTCGTCCCCTCTGAACGGAGTCCATGACCGAGCATATGTGTCCATCGATGGG GTGGCCGTTGGAATTCTGGAAAGGAACAAAGTCTTGAGCATCAATGTGACTGGGAAGGCTGGAAGTCAGCTGGACGTACTGGTAGAGAACACGGGAAGAATCAACTATGGAAGAGATATCAACGATTTCaag GGTTTGGTGTCCAACCTGACTCTGGGGAAGGACATCCTTAATGGTTGGACCATGTTCAGTCTCAGCATAGATGACGCAATCAACCAGGGCCTCATCCAGGCAAAAGAGCCCCCACTATCAGCCCCCCCTCCGcctgctgctctctccctcccagcCTTTTACACTGGGAGCTTCATCATCCCTGACGGCATCCCAGACCTCCCGCAGGACACCTACATCAAACTGCCCAAATGGAGAAAG GGCCAGATCTGGATTAATGGCTTCAATCTGGGACGTTATTGGCCGGTCCGAGGCCCCCAGGTGACGCTTTTTGTCCCGGCCAGCCTCCTGAGCACGGCTGCCCCCAACAACGTGACCGTCCTGGAGCTGGAGGGGGCTCCTTGCAGCTCGGGGCCGTGCAATGTGGAGTTCACCGACACCCCCATCATAAATGCAACAGCCCCCGCTCACTACAAGCAGCGCTTGGGCCCGTTTACTAGAGAGATTTTGTTGGATTGA
- the cldnd1b gene encoding claudin domain-containing protein 1b, producing the protein MVDNRYATALVIGTVLSLLATVYLSVAVGTQQWYQYRSPPMKREASNLTGLIDEFSNGEIDEKTYSDIMYRQNGTLGLWWRCILVPSQYHWYKVPELKLETRCVSFTLPQQFALKYKHPGNPSSEEDLLRTYLWRSQFLLPLVSLALVFLSGLVGVCACLCRSFTPTIGVGVLHLLAGLASLGSVCCFLAGMDLLHQHSMPPDGVEGSMGWSLYLALISFPLQMMAATLFLWAAKSHRKSYTRMTAYRVA; encoded by the exons ATGGTAGATAACCGATATGCCACAGCTCTGGTGATCGGCACGGTGCTGAGCCTGCTGGCCACAGTGTACCTGTCTGTGGCGGTGGGGACTCAGCAGTGGTACCAGTACAGAAGTCCACCGATGAAACGAGAGGCCAGCAACCTCACTGGGCTCATAGATGAGTTCAGCAATGGAGAGATCGATGAGAAAACCTACAGTGACATCATGTACCGGCAGAACGGCACCCTGGGACTGTGGTGGAGGTGCATTCTGGTGCCCAGCCAATATCACTGGTATAAAGTACCTG AACTGAAGTTGGAGACCCGGTGTGTGAGCTTCACTCTTCCTCAGCAGTTTGCTCTAAAGTACAAACACCCTGGAAACCCCAGCAGTGAAGAAGATCTGCTGAGGACAT ATCTCTGGAGATCACAGTTTCTCCTGCCTTTGGTGTCGCTGGCCTTGGTTTTCCTCAGTGGCCTTGTTGGAGTCTGCGCCTGTCTGTGCCGCAGCTTCACCCCTACGATTGGAGTGGGAGTGCTCCATCTCCTCgcag GTCTGGCATCCCTGGGCTCCGTCTGCTGTTTCTTGGCGGGGATGGATCTGCTCCACCAGCACTCCATGCCCCCAGATGGAGTAGAGGGCTCAATGGGCTGGTCCCTCTACCTCGCCCTCATCTCCTTCCCTCTTCAGATGATGGCGGCTACTTTGTTCCTGTGGGCGGCGAAGAGCCACCGCAAGAGCTACACCCGCATGACCGCTTACAGGGTCGCATAA